One window from the genome of Gopherus evgoodei ecotype Sinaloan lineage chromosome 2, rGopEvg1_v1.p, whole genome shotgun sequence encodes:
- the IRX2 gene encoding iroquois-class homeodomain protein IRX-2, translated as MSYPQGYLYQPPGSLALYSCPTYGASALAAPRSEELARSSSGSAFSPYPGSAAFTAQAAATGFTSPLQYSTDPATGFPSYMGSPYDAHTTGMTGTISYHPYGTPAYPYQLNDPAYRKNATRDATATLKAWLNEHRKNPYPTKGEKIMLAIITKMTLTQVSTWFANARRRLKKENKMTWAPRNKSEDEDEDEGDGARSKEESSDKVQESNETSAEDEGISLQVDSLTDHSCSAESDGEKLPCRVGDTLCESGSDCKDKYEDIEDDEDEDDEAERDLPAKPVTSSPLTGVEAPLLNHPHEDASRNSNKTTLDNRISPSSETQTIKPKLWSLAEIATSDLKNQNMGQSCQPPALSSVTPSSTSHSSAYSPSSLLGRHIYYTSPFYTNYTNYGNFNALQSQGILRYNSAAMGSNEGLSQTVLNTSSVHKQSSDSLKTITNQLEQHYRPSSYESKKDPTDVCTVGVQPYL; from the exons ATGTCCTATCCTCAGGGTTACCTCTACCAGCCCCCCGGCTCGCTGGCTCTGTACTCCTGCCCGACGTACGGGGCGTCGGCTCTGGCGGCCCCCAGGAGCGAAGAGCTGGCCAGGTCTTCGTCGGGCTCTGCGTTCAGCCCTTACCCGGGATCGGCAGCTTTCACAGCCCAGGCGGCGGCCACAGGCTTCACCAGCCCGCTTCAGTACTCCACAGACCCCGCCACGGGATTCCCCTCCTACATG GGCTCTCCTTACGATGCTCATACGACGGGGATGACCGGGACCATCAGTTACCATCCGTATGGCACTCCTGCTTACCCTTATCAGCTGAATGATCCCGCTTACAGGAAAAACGCCACCCGAGATGCCACCGCCACCCTGAAGGCCTGGCTGAATGAGCACAGGAAGAACCCCTACCCCACCAAGGGCGAGAAGATCATGCTGGCCATCATCACCAAGATGACCCTCACCCAGGTCTCCACCTGGTTCGCCAACGCCAGGAGGAGGCTCAAGAAGGAGAACAAGATGACTTGGGCTCCCCGCAACAAAAGCGAAGATGAAGATGAAGACGAAGGAGATGGAGCAAGAAGTAAGGAGGAAAGTTCGGACAAGGTGCAGGAAAGCAATGAAACTTCAGCAGAGGACGAAG GGATCAGCTTGCAGGTTGACTCGCTCACGGATCACTCCTGCTCCGCGGAGTCTGATGGGGAGAAGTTGCCCTGCCGAGTAGGAGACACGCTCTGCGAGTCCGGATCAGACTGCAAGGACAAATACGAGGACATCGAGGACGACGAGGATGAAGATGATGAAGCAGAGAGAGACCTTCCCGCTAAGCCTGTGACTTCCTCCCCCCTCACCGGAGTGGAAGCCCCCCTCCTTAATCACCCCCACGAGGACGCTTCAAGGAACTCCAATAAAACTACTTTGGACAACAGGATTTCTCCCAGTTCCGAGACACAGACCATTAAGCCCAAGCTCTGGTCACTAGCTGAAATAGCCACCTCGGACCTTAAAAATCAGAACATGGGCCAAAGCTGTCAGCCACCGGCGTTATCTTCAGTAACCCCCTCTTCTACTTCGCACAGCTCCGCCTACTCTCCCTCTTCTCTCTTAGGAAGGCACATTTATTACACCTCACCTTTTTATACCAATTATACAAACTATGGGAACTTTAACGCACTCCAGAGCCAGGGGATCCTGAGATATAACTCCGCAGCAATGGGTTCGAACGAGGGACTAAGTCAAACTGTACTAAATACAAGCTCTGTTCACAAACAGAGCAGTGACTCTTTGAAAACGATCACTAACCAGCTAGAACAACATTACAGGCCCTCTAGTTATGAGTCTAAGAAAG ATCCCACTGACGTCTGCACAGTAGGAGTACAACCATACCTATAG